A window of the Streptococcus sp. 116-D4 genome harbors these coding sequences:
- the liaF gene encoding cell wall-active antibiotics response protein LiaF — translation MRKFKIFLFIEACLLTGALILMVSEHFSRVLLILFLFLLLIRYYTGKEGNNLLLVVASILFFFIVMLNPFVILAIFVAVIYSLFLLYPMMNQEKEQTNLVFEEVVTVKKEKNRWFGNLHHFSSYQTCQFDDINLFRLMGKDTIHLERVILTNHDNVIILRKMVGTTKIIVPVDVEVSLSVNCLYGDLTFFNQPKRALRNEHYHQETRDYLKSNKSVKIFLTTMIGDVEVVRG, via the coding sequence ATGAGAAAATTTAAAATCTTTTTATTTATCGAAGCCTGTCTTCTGACAGGAGCTCTGATTTTGATGGTATCAGAGCATTTTTCGCGTGTTCTGCTGATTTTATTCCTCTTTTTGCTTTTGATTCGCTATTACACTGGTAAAGAGGGCAATAATCTTCTTTTAGTAGTGGCAAGCATTCTCTTTTTTTTCATCGTCATGCTCAATCCTTTTGTAATTTTAGCTATTTTTGTTGCGGTCATCTATAGTCTCTTTCTTCTTTATCCGATGATGAACCAGGAAAAAGAGCAGACCAATTTGGTTTTTGAAGAGGTGGTAACGGTTAAGAAGGAGAAAAATCGTTGGTTTGGAAATCTCCATCATTTTTCAAGCTACCAGACTTGCCAGTTTGATGATATTAATCTCTTTCGCCTCATGGGGAAGGACACTATTCATCTGGAGAGGGTCATCTTAACCAATCATGACAATGTCATTATCCTCAGAAAGATGGTAGGAACGACCAAAATCATTGTACCTGTAGATGTGGAAGTCAGTCTCAGCGTTAACTGTCTCTATGGTGATTTGACTTTCTTTAACCAGCCCAAGCGAGCCCTCCGCAATGAACACTATCATCAAGAAACAAGAGACTATCTCAAGAGTAACAAGAGTGTCAAGATTTTCTTGACTACTATGATTGGAGATGTGGAGGTAGTTAGAGGATGA
- a CDS encoding sensor histidine kinase, producing MKKQAYVMIALTSILFVLFFSHSLLEILDFDWSIFLHDVEKTEKFIFLLLVFSISMTFLLALFWRGIEELSLRKMQANLKRLLAGKEVVQVADPDLDASFKSLSGKLNLLTEALQKAENHSLAQEETIIEKERKRIARDLHDTVSQELFAAHMILSGVSQQALKLDREKMQIQLQSVTAILETAQKDLRVLLLHLRPVELEQKSLVEGIKILLKELEDKSDLKVGFKQNVTKLPKKIEEHIFRILQELISNTLRHAQASCLDVYLYQTDFELQLKVVDNGIGFQLGNLDDLSYGLRNIKERVEDMAGTVQLLTAPKQGLAVDIRIPLLDKE from the coding sequence ATGAAAAAACAAGCTTATGTAATGATTGCTCTCACCTCCATCCTGTTTGTCTTATTTTTCTCCCACAGCTTGCTGGAAATCCTTGACTTTGATTGGTCTATTTTCTTGCATGATGTCGAAAAAACAGAAAAATTTATCTTTTTGTTGTTGGTATTCAGCATATCCATGACCTTTCTCTTAGCCTTGTTTTGGCGAGGTATCGAAGAGCTTTCTCTAAGAAAAATGCAGGCTAATCTCAAGCGTTTATTGGCAGGGAAAGAAGTGGTTCAGGTTGCAGATCCAGATTTGGATGCCAGTTTCAAGTCCTTGTCAGGTAAACTTAACCTCTTGACAGAAGCTCTTCAAAAGGCTGAAAATCACAGTCTTGCTCAGGAAGAAACAATCATCGAGAAAGAACGGAAGCGGATTGCGCGGGATTTGCACGATACAGTCAGTCAGGAGTTGTTTGCGGCCCACATGATTTTGTCAGGTGTCAGCCAGCAGGCTTTGAAATTGGATAGAGAAAAGATGCAGATCCAGTTGCAGAGTGTCACAGCTATTTTAGAAACTGCCCAGAAGGATTTGCGGGTTTTACTCTTGCATTTGCGGCCAGTTGAACTGGAGCAAAAGAGCCTAGTTGAGGGAATAAAAATTCTCTTAAAAGAGCTTGAAGACAAGAGTGATCTCAAGGTTGGTTTTAAGCAAAATGTGACGAAATTGCCTAAGAAAATCGAGGAGCATATCTTCCGTATCCTGCAAGAATTGATCAGCAATACCCTCCGCCATGCCCAAGCCTCTTGCCTAGATGTCTACCTCTATCAGACAGATTTTGAATTGCAGCTGAAGGTGGTGGACAATGGGATTGGTTTCCAGTTAGGGAACTTAGACGACTTGAGTTATGGACTCCGCAATATCAAGGAACGTGTTGAAGATATGGCAGGGACGGTTCAGTTATTAACAGCTCCCAAGCAAGGGCTGGCAGTTGATATCCGTATTCCCCTGCTTGATAAGGAATGA
- a CDS encoding response regulator transcription factor: MKILLVDDHEMVRLGLKSYFDLQDDVEVVGEAANGSQGIELALELRPDVIVMDIVMPEMNGIDATLAILKEWPEAKILIVTSYLDNEKIMPVLNAGAKGYMLKTSSADELLHAVRKVAAGELAIEQEVSKKVEYQRNHIELHEDLTARERDVLQLIAKGYENQRIADELFISLKTVKTHVSNILAKLEVSDRTQAAVYAFQHHLVGQEEF, translated from the coding sequence ATGAAAATTTTACTAGTAGATGACCACGAAATGGTTCGATTGGGCTTGAAAAGCTACTTTGATCTCCAAGATGATGTAGAAGTTGTAGGGGAGGCAGCCAATGGGTCTCAAGGCATTGAGTTAGCCTTGGAATTGCGTCCAGATGTCATTGTCATGGATATTGTCATGCCTGAGATGAATGGGATTGATGCGACCCTGGCCATCCTCAAAGAATGGCCTGAAGCCAAGATTTTGATTGTGACTTCTTATTTGGACAATGAAAAAATCATGCCTGTCTTAAATGCTGGTGCTAAAGGCTATATGCTCAAGACTTCTAGTGCAGACGAACTACTCCATGCTGTTCGTAAGGTGGCTGCTGGAGAGTTGGCTATTGAGCAAGAAGTCAGCAAGAAGGTCGAATACCAGCGCAATCACATAGAACTACATGAGGATTTGACTGCGCGTGAACGTGACGTGCTTCAACTCATCGCCAAGGGCTACGAAAATCAGCGCATCGCAGACGAACTTTTTATCTCTCTCAAGACGGTCAAGACCCATGTGTCCAATATCCTAGCCAAGCTGGAGGTCAGTGATCGCACCCAGGCAGCAGTTTATGCTTTTCAGCACCATTTGGTCGGGCAGGAGGAGTTTTAG